Part of the Henckelia pumila isolate YLH828 chromosome 2, ASM3356847v2, whole genome shotgun sequence genome is shown below.
CCTTGAGCAGACCTTTACCGGTTAATAGTTCAAAATCCAACAGTACCAAAAAGCCAATAATTGCCGCCCTTCCATTTATCAATTCATTCTTCGCTGTGAAACCGAAACCCTCAAGATCTTCGTCAACCACCATCCTTACCTATGGAGAAACACATTGCCATTAGCATCTTAATCTTGCCTGAGAGCAGCAAACAGATCTTTCATTTAATACCGAAAGATCAAATGGTGTTATaataccaaaaaaatataaCCGATGTTACTGTTATAACTCAAACTCTTTAAAAAGTACCGTTGAGGCATATAGACAGGCACACGGGATAACAGAGATTATATTGTTTGCTGATGTATATTATGTAGGGTCATCGATGGCTGTATTACCTCATCAACATTGACATCTGTGGCAGTGAAACCAGGCTGAGCCTTCCCGCTGAATACAATCTCAGTAGATGCATCTGACTTAGTTCCTCCTCCCAAGCTTATGAAGATATTTTCACCATCGGATTTCACAGGATACACAAATAGAGTTCTCAGGGGTGGAGTCAGGACTCTGAGTACAGGATTCTTCGGATACCAGTCTTTGATCTCACCAGTTCGCAAATCAAATGTGCTATCTGTTGTTGGACAGACAATACATCCATCCTGCAATGCATGAACAAATATGTTATTTAAGAATGAAGCGTGCTTTTATACAAGTTATGACATCATAAAAGGCTAACTACAATCAGCAGCATTGCAAGTGACAAGTAAATATAGTAGTTTCATCTTACTCATGCTAAATTTCATAAAAAAAGTTGACTAGTTTTATTTATACAACATCAATACACAACCAGTCGTGAAAAGGCTTTGTGGGTGGAGGAGTGAACAGCTCATTTTGTAACATAAGCAGGTAAACGCCGGAGAATACAAACAGTATTCTTGATGGTATTTGCAGTAACCCAAAACTCACACAGAATTTTCCATATGAATAAGAACTATTACAAGTACCCAAATGCGTAGATGCCCAAAAAAAGCGAGATAGTACAAAAGTGTAAAAAATAACCTTTAAAGTAAAAGCCAAGCCTTCTTTTGAGCTCAGGGTCAGCATTTGAAGGAAACTCCCAACTTCATAACTACAATGTTCAAAGCTTATACTTTTTCATTTATAGGTATTTTCCAATGTCAGATTCCAAAATGGATGGGGTTAGATTTCATCATGTCCCTTTATTTCCAGAAGTCTGAGTTATGGTGCCTTACAGCAGGTGAAACTCAATTTTCTTGGTCCAAAATATTTGGTAGCACTTAACCATATCCATCTTTATGTAATTGTAATCTCATACTATACTCATGTTCTTGataaattcctcattttaaagaCGTTTACCCATTAAAAAATTTCAGCATCGCAGTATGCAATATTGCAATCATCTTTCACCAACCAGGAAAACCAAAAACAAATTAAGCACGAGAATACAGTGAACCTGCGTGAGCTTAGCATTGAGCAAGCCTTCGGAATAAGCACCCTCGGCAGGAGACCTATTCTCTATAGCAACAACATCATCTTTGTACCACAACAGAAGTATGGTCTCACCATCCTGTATTATCACGCGACGCTCCCCCTTGGGCAGAGCAGACAGCGGCACCACCGGCACCCAGTTCTTCCCATCTTCGCCGCTGGAGGCCGAAGCCAATGAGGACGACTGCGATACCTCAGTGGCCTTGCACGTGATTAAGTCTACGCTTCGGTGAGAAGTTTTGAGAGGCATCTTGGACGTGGGTTTCGTGGTGAGTGGCGAGAGGATGGTGTGGTGATGTGACGGTGATCTGCGGCGGCGAGAGGGCGATGGAACCGCGGAGAATGGGCTGTGGGCGGGTGTTGCGCTGGCCATGGTTAGATGAAGTGAAACTCACTGGTGGGCGTGGAAGGAGGACTAGTGAGTGGGGTGTGCTATGCGATGGATGGCTGTGAAGAGAAGAGACAGGTTGCGAATCCAATTGCCACACACAAAAAATTGGATAAGGACAAAGTATTTAATGGAGAatgtggttttattttattttattttttgttaaattaattaaaaataagattttatgatATGGTTAGATTcgatcataaaaataatatttttaacataaaaaataatagaaaacaTTCTATCAATTCGTAATTACTTTTCAGAGGTCTTCAAAACCCTTTTATCGACTTCCTATTAGTGATTAACCTTGTAAAAATGAATCTATGAGCATATGTAATACATGGGATATCATGCGGCACGCAAAGGCTAAAGCAACCACTACATAAGGGAATGCGCCATTCACGAAGATGGGAAGTTTTGGTTTGGTTATGCGGAACATAACAAGTAGTCGAGACTCGAGAGGAAAGAACTGACAAATCGCACTTTCACCCGCATTGAATATGTTTGTTAATGTATGTATtagggctaattgcatccacgccccctgtgaaaagtctaaaatgCATAAAACCccatgtgtaaaattaatagtatGTTAgaccttattttttaaaaaaattagcataaaacccctatgagagggtataaatgtgcccaAATTTGTATAACGTAGGagtgaaatgtgctacattataaaaaactgagggatgcattaacttattaatatttcttaaggagttttatgtcttttagacttttcacagaggatgtggatgcaattagcccgtATGTATTATTAAACTACCATTTTAGAagataaaaaatatatgtaattattattattatttaaaaaaacaaccACCTAAACAATTGAGCACATAGTGagaattaattttcaaaatctgaaaattaattgaaattactGAATTGCacatttgattttaaaaaattgtattATTAGGTGAAGGGTAATTTTAGAAATTCacttaaaaataccaaaaaaagTTACTATAACTcactttattaaattaaatagtaATAGATAATTAACCAAAATAATCCATGGATTGCAATTCTCGGTTATCTCAAAAACTACCAAAAAATGtgtaaaaaaactaaaaaatatcaCCATAGAACCAAAATATGCAAAACATGGTGTATTACACGTTTCGCTAACAAAACAGGAGAAACCAAAATTTTCTGAGAGTAAAGCTACATCCCGGACAAGAAAGTGGAGTATCTCTCAACGGTTGGCCTTTGCCACTCTCTCGatctcatccttcttcttgattgCATAGCTGCAAGTACACAAATTTGATGGATAAGAAAACAAAAACCATTTCCAAGTAACTGAGAATTTGACTCAGGTAAGGGACCATCCTGATCCCACTTCTCACCTGTTAGATGACCCTTTCGCGGCATTGATGAGTTCATCCGCGAGGCATTCTGATATTGTTTTAATATTCCTAAACGCACTCTCCCTGGCACCAGTTGTAAGGAGATAGATGGCCTGATTAACACGACGGAGGGGTGAGATATCAACTGCTTGACGTCTGACGACACCAGCAGAACCAATCCTGGTCGCATCTTCTCTAGGTCCACTACATCATGAGAAAAATGCCAATTCAGAACCAAACGAGAATTTTAAAAAAGCATCCGTTGTGCCAATAACTATTATGACAAAATGAGTTTGGCCCAACACAAAAGCTTGAGTAAGATTCAATCAGTTTGGCCCAAAATTTTTCATCCAGCTGGTTCTATTATCTGCTTCATGAATGTATACATAAGGATTAAGGATCATATAAAAAAAGAGGTGTGCAACTGCAAGAGGTAATCATTCGACACGAAGCGGTCCCACGTTTTTGCAAGTCGTCCAAAGACAAAgctaaaatattttcctccAAAAATATATCAAGCATCACGCTAACACCTGATATTGCAACTACGGTTAGAGCTTAAGTGCCAAGATAACTATGACAAGAAAGTTCTTTCAAATGCAACAAAAAACAGTTTTTCTCCAAACCTGTTGATCACAGCATCAACAATAACTTGAATTGGGTTCAGATCAGTGAGCAAATGAATGATTTCCATGGTATGCTTCATGATTCTGACAGCCATCAGCTTCTTCCCATTATTTCGCCCATGCATCATGAGCGAGTTGGTCAACCTTTCAACAATTGGGCACTGGGCCTTCCTGAATCGTTTAGCCTGGTACCTCCCAGCGGTATGAGGCATGTATGTAGGGTGCTTTGCAGCAGTGGCAGTGATATAATCCTCAACAGAAATGTCATTAACCTGCGAAGTTATTAAGTTGATTTCATTTAACATCTACTAGACAAGGATTCTAACTTAAAATCCAACATATAACTTGGTTATCATTTGAGGATAACACAATGACTTCAAACGCCAATAAGCCTCTGATCACATAAAAAGTACTTCCTCAACATACATATGGTTTAGAGTTGATCATAAACATCAAACTGAACCTCCCCTGCCCCAGAAATAAAACCATCATAAGAATAAATTGACGAGGGTATGTTCAAATCTCTACCAAGTTGGTAAGTATATTACAAACAAAAATAACTCCCGATCAAGTGGCTACAAAGACCCTATTCGAAGATCCATATAACCTGAGCTATTTCAAACTTCCGCCATGCCCCTACTTCAAATTCATGAAAGTACAAACAAGGTGAAACGGTACACAACTGTTACAAAACTTCCCAATTAGACGAGCAAAGTGATGGAAAAGCTCACTTTCTCATCGTCGTCTCAAGGTAGGAGATTATACACCTCTACTTCTAAAATTTAAACACAGAAACCAATTTAGAGACAAGAAACCTATTCTCATCgactaaaatttaattttccgaAATAGCAATCAACCGAAGAAAGTAACGCAGCGAAAATGTAAAATCTTGGATAAAACTACGCGATGGCCATATCAAAACTCAAGCAAAAAACGAAACAGCCTTTAAGAGGGAAAAATTATGAAACCTGCACTTCAGCGTAGGACCATCGGTTGAAGAGCATGACATCATTGTGGAGCTTGTCTTGTTGCTGATCCTCGGCCGCCATTTTTGCTTCTTCACCTAGGTTACAGCTGGGGCGAGTTGCTGCGCAGAAATCTTGAGGATGGGGGCAAAGGGATTAAGGGAGTACTAAATTTCTATGGGAAAATGAGGGATATGCTGAGAATATAATAAACCCTAGGGTACAAAACTAAGATTGACAAATGCCCTTTTCTGCCCCTGTCTCGTGATTGGCTATTAATAATTGGGCATTGTTTGgcgtaaaaaaataatatatt
Proteins encoded:
- the LOC140883535 gene encoding small ribosomal subunit protein uS7 encodes the protein MAAEDQQQDKLHNDVMLFNRWSYAEVQVNDISVEDYITATAAKHPTYMPHTAGRYQAKRFRKAQCPIVERLTNSLMMHGRNNGKKLMAVRIMKHTMEIIHLLTDLNPIQVIVDAVINSGPREDATRIGSAGVVRRQAVDISPLRRVNQAIYLLTTGARESAFRNIKTISECLADELINAAKGSSNSYAIKKKDEIERVAKANR
- the LOC140883551 gene encoding uncharacterized protein, yielding MASATPAHSPFSAVPSPSRRRRSPSHHHTILSPLTTKPTSKMPLKTSHRSVDLITCKATEVSQSSSLASASSGEDGKNWVPVVPLSALPKGERRVIIQDGETILLLWYKDDVVAIENRSPAEGAYSEGLLNAKLTQDGCIVCPTTDSTFDLRTGEIKDWYPKNPVLRVLTPPLRTLFVYPVKSDGENIFISLGGGTKSDASTEIVFSGKAQPGFTATDVNVDEVRMVVDEDLEGFGFTAKNELINGRAAIIGFLVLLDFELLTGKGLLKGTGFLDFIYSISNSLN